A window of Gadus chalcogrammus isolate NIFS_2021 chromosome 2, NIFS_Gcha_1.0, whole genome shotgun sequence genomic DNA:
TACGAATGCCTCCGAGGTGATCCAGTTTGGGCTTGCACAGGACAGGATTGTCCACGCGGTCGTCCGAGCTGCGTTTTAATGGAGGCATCACAGGACACAGACACTTTGTTTCACGGCAATTATAGTCGCTGTCTGCGACGCCATCCATCTGCGTCTGGCGTGCTCGCAGCACTCCTATTCTCTGACATAATCAGCGGTCAGAAAGGGATCTCTCTATTGTCACACGCAATCTGAGGACTTAACTCGCTACTCCACATTTCCATGCTCATAAAGTAAATTCCATCACATTACTATCGTGATTATGCTGGCTCATTGCCTCCTGACGGCTGGGTACAATGAAATACTGCCCCCATCTGGTGATTGGAGTGTACTTGAAAAATAAAACGATGCGGCGGGGCTTTTCCAACATTGTTGGACTGTTCTATATGTAGAATCCTATAGAAAACATTCAATTGAAAGtaattcaaaattgtgtttaTTTCGAAAGCAGGTTGTTACATTTCAAATTAGATGCTCAATCCACCTCTCTCATAATACttttaaaaacaacacaaattcaGCTTATTTAAAAAGAAATGAAAATAAAGATTTAACAGCAGTTATGACTGTGTGAACAATATTTTGCTTAGTCAACACTATACTTAAACTAATAAAGAAACACttaattaaaaacacaacatgataagctatatatatttaatttttaattcCTGTCAGGGTCTTAGTATTTGGTTAAATACAACCTCTCTTAATATGGTTTCAGTATAATTTAAATCTATTCTCTGTAAATTTGTCTGATTTGTGCTTAGTCTTTTTTTGTCCACAGGACTCATAACTTATTCTCTGTGTGCTATATTCTAAAGCATTTACAGTATAATATTCAGACGTCTCACGTTGTAATGAATAAGGCACAGATTCATCGTAATTATACAAGTATCGCTGCAatgtatgtgactgtgtgtgtgggtttgtgcataggtgtgtgggtgtgtgtgtccatgcgcaATGTTTGTGCATATCTGTGCATGTATTTCGCATTGAGGTCATTCTGCATTACCACACCGTCTTTGACAATCTCTGTGCAATTGTGCGTGTCGTCGGTCAGCATCTCTCGGACAAATCCCCCCCACCAATAAAATGATATTTGATCACTGGTAGTCTACCTCGTTCACCCTCACACCCCCTTCCAGAGGGAAAGTTCCGGAATCGGTCATCGTCGTCGGCAACGGCGTTGGCAACGGGTGGGttaggggatggggaggggggggggtcaggggtcagcgaTGTCAGTTGGGGGAGACGGTGCGTCGCCGCAGGCAGCTACAGGTGAGGCACTTGAGGATGCTCATGGTGATGTGCATCAGGGGTCCTAAGTTGAAGAGCAGGTTGTAGAAGGTGTTGACGGACAGGCCGCCGGTCTCGTCGGCGTACTTCAGCGCCACGATGGGCGTGTACAGGCTGTTGGTGAGGTTCCTGAAGCGCGGGCTGCTGGACTCGATGACCTTCTTGGTGCACTGCGGAGACGGAGGGGGACGGCGTGAGGTTtgacagacaggaaggtatgggagatagataCCAATTGGAATCACTCAATCGTGTTCCTTTTCCATtggaaagacaaaaaaaggcTAATCTTTGAAGGGAAACAAATCTGGTTCACACACCTTGGCGATATCTTCCGGTGTCTGGCCCATCGCCTCGAATATATCAATGGAGGAGGGCAGGTACACGTCTTTGAAGTAGCGAACGGTGTCTGCATCGACGCCCGGGAACTCCATCTTCGCCACATCGGCCATCATCTTGGTCTCGAATTCCGTGTGGACCGGGCCGGGCTCGATCATGGACAACCTGAATGGCAAGGGGaggagaaataataataataaaataataataataaataataatataatacgttGATTTGATACAGCGCCTTTCTCACACTGAAGGCCGCTTTACAGATTCATGAGAACAAGAAGTACAACaacaccaaaaaaacaacaacatatacagtatattatgCTATATACAGAGGGTCTATGCagtggtggaagaggaggagaagtgtTCTAGAAACAGAATGGTCTTGAGATGGGCTttaaagagagggaaggagggacagTCACAGAGGGATTGAGGAAGGGAATTCCAGAGTTGCTGAAAGACCAGCCACCAAGGGTACAAAAGTCTGCTGCCGGGGACAGAGTTGGACAGAAGTGCTGGAACAGCCAGGAGAGTGAAGCACTGTTCAATCCCACTCAAATTTGAATGGGAACGTCTCCAACTCCTGAGCTCCACCAGAGACCTCAGGGTCTGGGCTTATAAGGGAAAACGCTGCCCTTCGTCATTAGTTGAAGACTGCTCACACAGAATCCAGCAAGAATGATGAGACATAAAATCGTTGAAGGTGAAGGCTAGCTACTCGTCCACcttaaaataatatattgttatttttacatTGATTGATTTCAACCCAGAAAGAAACGCTTGGAAGACGCGCCCTGTGCGTTAGACAGCGAGTTGGATGAGACACTGTAATGGAAGCGACATAACAGATCAGTTTGAAAGATCCTTCCCTCTTTGGGAATTCCAATGGCCAGGTTTTCCACCTGATTATTAACCATATCACTCATTCAACCTGCTATATTAACCGATCTCTTtgcaaaataatacattttaccCCTTTTGCCCTTCTCTGATGCTAACCTTCGGACCAAAAACAAAGCACAGCATCTCTCTGCGAGCGTAAATCATCTTGGCTCCGAAAATCTCTCTAAACTTTCTGGACCCACACACTctataaaatacaacaaacaaaatgcaCATTCCATGAGCTATAGGAGCTATAGGAGAAGCAGAGGAAAAGCCACTGACCTGACGCTGAACTTCATTAGTTGCACGGCCATGCACTCACAGAATCCCTCCATGGCGAACTTAGAGGCTGTGTAGACGTCATTGAACACCACTCCTAGAACAACAACAGATGTTGTCACTGTCTGCAGCCCCAGTACTTACTTAGCAGCAGCAGGCACGGCTTGGTGGAAAATAGTGTCAACAGACCAGATGATTGAGATTTCATAcatggagggaaaagaacggaGGCGGAAAATCTGTGACTGGTCAAGTACTTGATCTGGTGAACCAAAAAGCAAAGCTATTTTAAGTCAAAATGAAAATGTACATTCAATATAATGGGAGGATTCACTGCTTTCAGAAAGTAtacccaaaaaaacaaaacagttgaGGTCATTCTAGTGTTTGAAAACACTCACatgtttttaaataattaaGGGACTTAACAGAtacttcccacacacacagacacacagacacacagacacacagacacacagacacacagacacacaaacacacacacacacacacacacacacacacacacacacacacacacacacacacacacacacacacacacacacacacacacacacacacacacacatacaaaatcgTCCCTGCTCTTCAAATTCGAATACCTTGAAGTCCCATGACACTGCTCATGACGATGATGTGTCCCGAACGCCTCGCCTTCATATCGGGCATGACCTCTTTGATCATGCGCACCACGCCAAAGAAGTTAGTCTCAAACACTTTCTTCATCTGGTCTATGCTGATGCTCTCCACAGGCCCCAGAATGCCCACGCCTGCATTGTTAACTGTGGAGAAAACACGCAGGAAAAACAGTCAGTGGCTTACAAACACCGTTTGGATCCTTCTTTGTATTTCAGGCATCGAATTGTATGCCCTATAAAAATGCTTTGCTTTTGCACTTTGTCGCATGCGGTCACTTTATATGTTAATAAAAAAAGGTTATGAAAGCGAAATCGGATGCTGCAACTCCGATTGCTGCCACCAGGTGTCACTGTGGGACTGAGCAAATAAGAAtctgtggggggcgggggggggattgaCTGTCCGGTGTATGCAAAATTGGTTGTCAGGATAGGGAAGAAAAGCATTTTTATGTATGCATAGGCTTTTGAAACATttacatatctatctatctatatttcATAGAAGGATTGGACAAAAATGGTATGTAAAAATGTTTCCCAACACACTTGTGGCCCTCCCACAGATGGCATGACCGGGCAGATTATAGGACCAAAGTCCGTGGTTAGTACTGTTGGGCTTCCTATCGAGTCCCACTCACTGAGGATATCAATATGGCGGTCCTTGACGCTGTTTATGCACTGCGAGACGGAGTCGTCGCTGCACACGTCCAACGGGAGCAGCGTGAGGCTCTTCCCGAAGGTGTCCCCGGCAGCCTCCACcagcttctccttcttcttcaggTCCCTCATGGTGGCGATGACTGGGCAGAAAGGCAGAGGGACGGGGAGTCATGAGTCATGGAGTAGGGTTGATGATCCTAGACATATGAGACACTATAAAACCGTGAGGCGATGAGCTCTATCTTGGGCAGGGCTTATTTTGAACTCAGATTCAACTCAGAGTCAAGATTGTGTTTGtgacatgcacgtgtgtgtgaaaaacacacacacgtgcattcatgtgcacacacagactcgcacaaacacacaaatcgcacacacaatacacacagacatttgtgtgcacacacagactcgcacatacacacacacagacacacacacacacacacacacacacacagtcacacactcacatagatacacaaaaaacacacacacacaagcacacacaagcacatacacacacaagctggaGAATGCAGGTCCGAATGTGACTGTATGTTGGCACACCCAGCAGATTTTAGAGACCACACTATTGAATTCCTTTGAACTTTAGCCGCCTGGCAAATCTACCAATGCACGTGAGGCTGTTATCTATTATCTGCTGGGATGGCAGCTATCAGCACATTGTTGACCCTTCTCTCTCACTGCGTTTACAGTTGCCCTGCTCAATGTCCTGTGTGACCTTATCTCCTAGGGAACAGAGACGGTGCTGTTACACAATGGGCCATCACCAGCCGG
This region includes:
- the rdh8a gene encoding retinol dehydrogenase 8a, yielding MANSGQKVVLITGCSSGIGLRIAVTLAKDEKKRYHVIATMRDLKKKEKLVEAAGDTFGKSLTLLPLDVCSDDSVSQCINSVKDRHIDILINNAGVGILGPVESISIDQMKKVFETNFFGVVRMIKEVMPDMKARRSGHIIVMSSVMGLQGVVFNDVYTASKFAMEGFCECMAVQLMKFSVRLSMIEPGPVHTEFETKMMADVAKMEFPGVDADTVRYFKDVYLPSSIDIFEAMGQTPEDIAKCTKKVIESSSPRFRNLTNSLYTPIVALKYADETGGLSVNTFYNLLFNLGPLMHITMSILKCLTCSCLRRRTVSPN